A segment of the Manihot esculenta cultivar AM560-2 chromosome 13, M.esculenta_v8, whole genome shotgun sequence genome:
TAATTTGACTAATCATGTCATTCAATTTTtacagaaagaaaaaggaaattattGCAAAACGCAACAAGTATGGATAATCATCTGTGACTTTATTTGCTCCTCTCCCTCATCTAATCTACACAATTAAATAAGTGATATGATGTAATACAATATGTCTAGCAACCATACATAGTTGTATCCATTGACTTTTAGCCATCAACTATCAACTACTGCTAGTGAGCAGCCTCATTATGTTTGCTCTTCTTCTGATAGTTTTCTTCAGTCGACCAGTTCAAATATCTCTCAATTTTAGAAGATATGATTCTTTGGATGTATGTTACTGTTGTCTAGTAAATTACCTTTTGAGAAAATGAAAGCTTGGCTCTTGATGGTGTATGATCAGAAACATTGGTGAATTATTCAGTCTTATGTATAATGACTTGGTACATGTAGACTAATTGACATCATTTATTTTTGAAAGACTCTAGAAAAAGCGAAAGCAACTTCTTTGTAAGTGTGGAGTGGCATAAAGCATCATGTTTTTTGCTTCACTGACTTGTAAATATGAAAAGCTATCTCATTGGACTTTCTAATATATGTACATGATTGGATCTTTGTTTGCCAAGCAGGGTTTGCATTCTTGTGTTTGGACTTCTCCTGCCAATCTTTTAGGCATCTATTGATTTAGAACAACTTAATCATATGCTTTCATTCTAGGAGTGATAATAAAGTTATGATAATGTTAAGCTTTCTGCAAAATAGGAAGGTAAAGGGATTCaatctttttcattttcccTTTTCTAGTTTGGTTATGGTTTATGTAAACTATTGAAAGGAATAATTACACTAAACCATGCTTGTGATATGTATTAGTATCGGACTATGTAAGAGCGTGCATGCTACGCATGTCCATCcatgtttctttttcttatgaGCACATGTATGTAGCGCATAAGTACGACTTTGTGTGCCTCATAGACTTTGTGTGCCTGCTACTTTTGTCTCTGAATTTGTGATCTATTATGAATGCATCTTTGAAAcattatatgaaattttattttggaTGTCCACCTGTCTAACAGTAGTGATTTAGGACTCAGGTGTCTTTAATCAGTTGTACGTGTCTTATTACTAAGTGTTTGGTGCATGTTAAACAGATGAAGATGGCCCAAATGCAGCATTCTTCATCTCAACAGCCAGGCCAATTGCAGCAGCAACAGGTTGTCCTTATGCATGATGAGTTTCAATAGCTAACTTTATGAGCTAATCAATGAACAATCAACTGTAGTACAATCTGCACAACAATTATGTCcctttcaactagaataaatgCAAAAAATTTATTGTCCTAACAACACTCTAGTGGCTGGCTGCAGGGTAACAGGAAAAGGAAGCAGCACTCTTCATCTGGAGCTGCTAACAGCACTGGTACAGGGAATACTGTGGGTCCTTCACCCAATTCTCCTCCATCAACTCATACCCCTGGTGATGGAATAACAACAGCAAGCAGTTTGCAGCATGTTAACAGTGTGTCGAAAGGCTTGATGATGTATGGTCCAGAGGGGACGGGAGGTCTTGCATCATCTTCCAACATGCTGGTATACTTGTTTTACTTATCCCGATAGAGAAATAAGCAACTAAGTGAACATATCATATAGCAGGCACATCTGTAACATTATTGCATTTATGAATTATGAGATGCTTTCTCTAGTTCTCAAAACTTATCACGAATGACATGCCATGTTCTAAGATATTCTAATGTGTCCCTgccaatatattaaaaaaaaaacagatttGTTTCCAAACCAACTGCATTTTGGATGCCTTAGTGTAGAAGTTATATAAAAAATCAGATAGACTATTTTCAAGGAGATCATATTGTTATATGCAGGAAGACATGGACTGCTTTGGAGATATTGCTAGTCTGGATGATAATGTGGAACAGTTTCTTCCACATGATGGAGGAGATGGAAGCAATTTATATGGAACATTAAAGCAAAGTTCCACCGAGCACCAAAAAGAATCTACTAAAGGTATTCCCCTGTGGCATCATTCTATTCTGCCTGTACAGAGTTGGAACGGTTGTTACAGTTCTACTTGAGCCACAACTAAATTCTTGATCATAGGTTTTACTTTTGGTGAGGTTGGTTGCATACGGACAAGGAATAGCAAGGTCACTTGCTGTCATTTTTCTTCAGACGGAAAGTTGCTAGCCAGTGCCGGGCATGACAAGAAGGTATGCTGTATAATGCTATATGTGATGAAAACATATTTGAGAAAAATATCCAGCATGATAATAGGTTATTTCACTTATTATGCATAATAATTATATCTTTATGAAAAATGAAGTGTGGATCGAAAGTTGAAATCCCAAGATCAGAGGCAAATTAGCTGGCAGTCCCTCCTgctattaaattaaaagatcaCAACTTATGGAATGCTGTGCTAAGGCACTGTGGGGTTCTTTGTGCTTATGTTTCTGACGGCAGAATCTCCTTTTCTAATCTTATATTATCAACTGTAATGTGTCCTCTAGCATGGTAATACATGTGTGAGCTATCAATTATGATCCTCAGTTACTTTGTTAGAAAATTAGCAGAAAAACATAGAAGTTGTTTAATACCTAGAAATCGGAATATGAGATTTAAAGATTACACAAATTACTTTTTTgctacaataaaaaaaaacttttttgcTTGATGCATTAGGTTGTCCTGTGGAACATGGATACCCTACAAACGGAGAACACCCCTGAAGAGCACAAACTAGTTATTACAGATGTTCGTTTTAGGCCAAATTCATCTCAGTTGGCCACAGCATCAGTTGATAAATCTGTGTGGCTATGGGATGCAGCCAATGTGAGTATCTTTCCTTGTCATAAACCCAGTTTATTGCTGAATCCTTTAGGTGCGGGCATGGCATTGATGATAGTTTTAATTGCAACACCTTAAGTAGCATTTAGAATCTTAGATACTTTGTTTTGCTCACTATACACTCAGTTTCTGCCAATCATTTGTAATCCTTGCCATAAGTTGTCATGCATCTCTGTTCCTCGTACAATGGTTtactcttgttttttttttttgtttttttgcagCCAAGCTATTCCCTGCATGCACACACAGGGCCCACGCCTGTCATGTCCCTCGACTTCCACCCTAAGAAAACTGATCTTTTCTGTTTTAGTGACAATGACAATGAAATCCGCTACTTTAATATTAATCCATTTGCATGCACTCGTGTTTCTAAGGTTCGTTCGCTCATTTTACCTATCACATCTAGTGTTAGAAAGCTACAAGACATCATTGTTCTGTTTCAATCTTCTGCTCAGGGAGGCACAGCTCAAGTGAGATTTCAACCAAGAATTGGACATCTACTGGCAGCAGCATCAGATAAAGTAGTTTCCATCTTTGACGTTGAAACTGATAGACAAACATTTACATTCCAGGTATTGCATTTCAAATTGACTGTTTGTTGTCTGTGATTCTGGGCTGAGCTCAAGCAATATATACCCTGTTGCTGATTGAATAATGAAATGTTTGAAGGGTAGCTTTCAGAAATTCCCTCTTTATGTGCTAATGTTTATTATTCGTTTCCCATCTTACTAGCAGGGACATTCTGAAATGGTAAACTACATATGCTGGGATGCAAATGGAGATATTCTGGCATCTGTTAGTCAGAACTTGGTGAAGATTTGGTCTTTGGCGTCAGGGGAGTGCATTCAGGAGTTTGGTTCCAGTGGAAACCAGTATCATTCATGTGTTTTCCATCCAAGCTATTCAACTCTCCTGGTGATTGGAGGAATTTCGGTAGGTCCTCTCTTAGATAATAAACATGAATAGGCTATCTTCTATAATGACTTGCCAGACACACTATTACAATAGGAGGCAGCATGATGATTTTCTTTCATGGCTTACACATAGGCTTGTGATATTTGTCGAATCTAGTATAAGGTGTCGATATTTATTGATATTTCTATACATCAGCAAGGCTAATGATGGACTTCCTGAACGTCTCATGGAAATGGGTCGTTTGTACATGTCCTTCAGTCCATAACATTTATCAATATTTCTACACATGATATATCATGCAACTACCATAACGCGGTGGCTTTCATAAATAGTGAATATATTTCTAACTATTCTATTTTATGTCTTGAAAAAAAATGTGGTTGCAGTCATTGGAGCTATGGAACATGGCAGAGAATAAGAGTATGACAATTTCAGCCCATGACAACATTATCTCGGCCTTGGCACAGTCACCTGTGAATGGAATGGTAGCTTCCGCAAGTCATGACACATCTGTTAAGCTGTGGAAATAATTCCAGATGTTAGTTTTGCAGAAGTCAGTTGGGTTTCATGCAATGGCATGGTTGCTCGCTTGTTAGATCActtatgcaattttttttttttttacaatatttatccCACATGTGTAATTTGTAtcacttctttttcttcttttaaaaaaaattgtgattCTATTTGGGTCAAGATTATGAAAATCTAGAAGCAAAAGGAGCAGTTTGATTGGCGGAAGACCGAGTGGTAGATTGCTAATTGGCTCTACATCACATGTACCCAATTGTGATCTTGTTATTGTTCGAGTttctcatttctttttttttttttctttttttaataattattattttttaagagaTTTGTACTGTTTGAGCCTGCATGGTACAGAGAAGAAAAATAAGGTAAGTAAAGCAAGGGAATAACAGAAAATATAAGGTATGACTAATTAATCTCACTTTTTTCGAGAATTacgaaaaataaaatgaaaagaaaataaatacatGATATGATTGATTGGTCTCTTTTTCCTGCAGAAAATGATTTAAACATAATACTATCAAATCAATTGGATCCctatttttaagttttatttatttatttacttgaaatttGACGGATTCCTCGTTGAAATGATGGGCCATGGGTGCAATTCGAGTGTTAATGTGATGACTGAAATTGGTTGAAAGCATGGGTAGACCAAACTGAATTGTTTtgttttactttcagtttaattCGATTAATATCTCAAAATTGATTTGGTTCAATTGCTCATAATATAGAATGTAGTTTTTTTCACTTTACGTTTGGTTTAGAACCGAACAGGCACATTGCAAACCCATACTAAGAGCAGGCATTAAATACTGATTCCATTTTTCCAGCACTGCACCCACTCCTCTTCTAACAGGTCGGTTTCTTTGGGACATTATGCCGAATACCTCTTCCATCGTCCCTTTCTTCTCCTCACATCCTGTGAGTCCATGATTTATGCTGTACAGAACCACCCCTGTTCAACTAACCATACGCGAGCACTAGTCTTGACAGTATCACGTCTCCCCTCcccacttttcttttttctttatttatctttatattttatggACTGGAAACCGTGGGAGATCCAGAAATTTACGTTAGaaccaattttattttaaataaattattatttaatcattatagtattaaaaaatttattatttgatattattaaaaCGTCTCAATTAATTAGTCCACCCtctaattttaatcattaaatattataaaaactcAGAATGTGCTATATAAGAGGaaataatatcattaaattCAGGTATTATGAAATGATTTAGTCCAAGTTAGACTAATGCATACACCCATGCTTCAATTTAAAGCTAAGAGGGAGCAATCTCATGGGGTTGAGGTTCCAAACTTGCTGCTTGCTTTGTTTCTGCCATTTCAACTTCAAATGCACCAGAATCTGAAGATATTTCCTTCTCCATTGCTATCCTTTTGATTTTTGCTACTCGTATGGCCTGCAACTCGTATCTGATAAACAACCCAAGAACAAAGATATCATATTTTGTACATGAAAGTGCAAATTAATATATGCATGCATCATCACACCCGTGTGAGGGAGAAATAGGCAAAATACCATAACTTATCCAACTGAAAGAACAGGCAACAACCATCAATCTCCCGTTAGTCGGAGATTAAGCTCACAGCATTTATGAGATTATGAGATTAAGCAATTGCTTAGTGTTAACTACCAATTGCCGTTATGATATAGGGATATATgaagagtaaaataaaaaatacaaaagcTTGACCATATTTAAGGTTAATCTGGAGCCCATGCACATACAAGGAAAAtttcaaaaagaataaaaaagaaacaaaataagTAAAGAGTTGGCATATATGTCTAACCTCAAAACTAAACTTAGTACCAAGCATTTTCAGCTATGGCTTGCATTGGGAGTCATAGGAGATAGGACAAGGAAAAGAGGCAATAAGACATATTTTCTCCAGAGATGTTATCTCAGTTAAAGATTTTCTTAAGTATTTATCTGAAAACAGAAGATTTGATTCAGGGCCAGAGATAAAAAGATAAACTGTTTGCAAAATAGTGCAGGAACTATAGTATATCAATTGAACCTATCCTATTTGTTGTTATGACTTATAAGCAATGGTGTTAGACTTTCTAAACAGACATATTCATTCCTCCCTAATTGCTCATTACTTGAAAGATCATGGTGAAACAGCACTAACTATGAGATCCAATTAAAAGAGTCTTacttgagagaaaagaagttgCATATATGAAGAAAGCTCAGATTTATACTGAACTGATTCTGCTCTAGTGGAGTCAGTAGCACACTTTATATTGAATAATTAGCTTTCAAGTCATGCAACTGCACTATGAGGTCCAATTAAAAGAGTTCTACTTGAGGGAGAAGCAGTTGCATGTATAAACAAAGCTGAGATTTCTGCTGGACTGATTCTGCTCTAATGGATTCTAGAGCACACTTCGTACTGAATCATTCCCTTTCAAGTTCTGCAACGCGTTGATACCTAGACTGCCAATAAAATTGAGATGCTAAGAACCCATGACCGAAGAATAGACATTCTGGTCCTGCAACAAGGATTTGGACTACTGGAAAAAAGTTCTATCCTTTGAGAAAAGTTGCTTCAGAACTCTGCTGGAGAATGACTATTACCCTGGATGGATCATATACAGCCAGTCTCAAGTCCAGATAAAATAGAAGGGTGGTAATAGGTGACAACTTAACAGATGTAGCCCTAAATTTAGTAGAATTCTTTGCTATATAATAAGAGGTGCATGGAGTCCAAGTAAAGGATTTTTGTCTTCAATGGAGGAAAAAGCACATACAGTACAAAAGCTTAGGACAAAAACTTAGTTGAGTTGAGCCTCAAAGGTTTCTGCTAGCTCACCAATCTTTTCTTCCTATGCACAAAATGTCCATATATCCTAGTGTTGTGCTCATTTACATGGTATGCATTCCATTCAAGTTCCACTAATGAATGTCTAGAATTTAGAAAACCTATGCACTAAACGAGCATGGAAATCTAAATTTGAAAAGTTGAAACACTTTTCCTTTACAGCTTTCCATGTATAAATTTCTCCAGTATTGTAAAATAGATATGGTATATGTAACTATTATTTCTGTAAACCTGTATGTCAATCAGCAGTTCAGTTAAAAAGAGTTAAATGGCCCCAAAAACCATAGCCCCTTGTAACAAAGAATGCTGGCAATAGAGAACAAATGCGTATATTGTTTTCGAGCCACAACTTTTTTAATGAAGGGAAAGTGAGTCCAGATTATTTTAAGTTGTTGTTAAGACTTTAGACTGTGGTGAAAATGTATGCATCAGTAATAGAGAACCAACTTTGTTAAAACATAACGATACATGCATATTGTCTTCCCATCAGGTCAATCCATGTCCACTTGAACAACATGGTCCAAGTATAGTTTCCAACTCATAAGATAACCATGAAAATTCAAGATACAACTACGGCAATAAATTTCAAACAAGTATGATTACACCACTGAAAACTTGCACAACTTACTCAGCTACATAGCTCTTGACAAGTGCAAAATATATCCTCCAAAAGTCTCGTTCCTTCAAGTGGCGAGGGCAAAGCCTAAATCTAAGTTGTGAAAGTTCCTGGAGAGAAAAGTAGGGGTATAGTAGAAGAAAATCAGTTAAATGCAGAATCACTTCAGGCAGCAATTTTCACTTTATGGCAAATTAATAAAAACTGCCATGCCTACATGTAAAACTAAGGGATAAAGTAGCAATTTACCCCTGTCATCAACAGGCAAATCACCCCAAAATCAATTTTGTGTGCAATTAAGTCTAAAATTTTTGACAAATACCCAAAAAATTACACACACCGAGTTCAGTCATAATTATGACATAATTACCAACAACATGGCACTGGCTGCATCACCTTGATACAATCAAGAAATAAGCTTCTATAACTACCCTTTTAGTGGTTAAAAAAATTCTCCAATAGAATAAACTACAAGCTAATTCCTAAATACTACCCTTTGTTTGAATTTAGTTGTATAGGAGAAATCAACAGAAATTAAGGAGGAGAAAtgaagagaagagaaaagaatatagatttttttcttattatttggaTAGATTTTTAGAAAAGAAGAGAAGTATAATTtctctcttaaaaaaaaaagatgaaaaatgaCTATTGTACCTTTACAATTTTAAAAAGATAACCTTTAAAGAATTTTCAGACAAATAACCTGACCATCTTTCCATTTCCCATCATTTCCCACCAAATTggtggaaaatattttcggttcatttcaagggattgaaaaatataatttctcttattttctcctcttttctctcttttattgGTAGTCCAAACAGGAgaatttaaagaattaaatttcttttcttttctccctaATTCCCTCAATCCAAACAAAGCGTAAGGGATTCACAATTCCACACAAATTGCTAAAAAAAGAAGCAAGAAATAgcagaaaaaagaaattaaaacctTGACTTTGGAAAGAACAAGAGTAGCGTGTCGCTCCTGCCACTGAGAGAGATCCTTTCGAATATTGGCCGATGTAGTTTCAGTAGCAGCAAGAATTTCATCGCTAAAAGTGACAGTTCCATCAGTACCATCTTCTTCAGCTAAAAAGATTCATTCAAAAAACACAACAGAATTAGAAGAAAGAATTTAACATTTTGAAGCTCTtcgtaagaagaagaagattgcAAAAGAGTGTCACCCTGAAGTGGGAAATTCTTGAAAGTGTCCAGTGTGAAGGATTTGACATGATTGATTAATTGAGAAGTGACTCCAAGCAGCTCTTCTTCATCTTCATGTGTGttttgctgctgctgctgattTGGGCTTTTGGCGTTTTTAGCAGTGCGTCGAAACCATGAAGACCAGTCCATGGCATTGTTAGGAAATTGAAGTTGAAAATTGCCACATTTTCAATCTTCCCTCAATTAGGGCTTTTCTTAATTCTGTTAGATTTTAATAATAAGAAGATCACTATTACCTAGTATAGCCGGTTCACGGATGCAAGATAAAAGatacattattatttaatttttatattataaaaatagatataaattaattttataattttaaaaaaatatattgaaaagtttttaaaatgtctgttaatttattttttttattaattttaataattaagtgttataaaataaagtttattttagtaattaaatGTTACAAAATAAAGTTTAGAATACTTTTGGTGTGAAaagattatttataaaattgataaattaattaaaattaaataataaaaataaattattttattaaaaaatattttttataaaataatatttttaaatataaattatttttcggaAGTCTTAGTCTATATCAATATTAACTTCTCTAACTATGATATTTGGGCTTAGTCTAAGTATTTTGGCCAACTGTTGCTGGGCTCTGTTTATTCCTTTAACATGTTGCAGAAAATATAAGGAGATTTTCAGCACTAGGCCCATGTTCGGCTTCGCCATAAACATTCTCGTTTATAAGTTGtccatttaaaaatatatatatattaaaattattgtattaaTCAACTAAGTataaaattagttttggatttaCAGATTTAATCTGATGGTAAGTATatctgagtaaatttgagaaatttcatATTCTACTCTCCcacatttaagaaaaatatatatatatatatatatatatagataaaattagatttaaaaataaataaataaataaaattttcaataactaGATTAATTTTAATCCATCCGACAATAACATAATTCAAATTGAgtataaaaaaagagaaatttactatttaatcattgagtattgctattattaataaataagtctttatatttttaaaaatctattaaaacgtccttatttttTATCTCAGTCAATGAAATAgactttctattttcttttttattaaaaataaataaaagatgagagaaaaaatttttaaaatttaattttaccctaaataaaatctcttatttagtacttagatattgttattattaataagtcagtccttatatttttaaaaatttattaaaacgttcttattttttctcatgtctattaaaatattttttccgtcaacgaaatagtctatcctcctcctctttctcctcctccgaaaaaaagacaaaaaaaaagaagatgatgaaagagaagaagaataataaaaagaaaaatcgaaaaaaaatcaaagaagaagaagaaaaaaaaagaaccaaattagaagaagaaaatgaggaagaATCGATGAAAAAAAATGAGGAAAAGATTgagataatttagttttttgatatatttttaatggtataACTAGGtgaaagaaatattttattgatgaaaagaaaaaataaaaatattttaataatttttttaaaatataaagattgacttaataataataataataatattcaataattaaggtataaattttcttataaaaaatgaTTAGACATATCTAAAActaattgaaatcaaatagaaaTATTTCTTTTGTTTAAATTAGACCGTATCAGAACTCAAtccaaatagaaaataatatctTAAGGTTatgcaattcaattttaatCCAATCAATGAGATGCTTATGGCTctatttatcataaaaaaaattaatttaattaattttttaatatcaagaattcaattttttttaattttataaaataaaaaatatataaataacatgtaattatatcataattcatttaaattatactcgtgttattcattatttttctttttttatcaattttaaaaattaataggatattaattaatatactaaTTACTTAAATTTCAAATGAATAGCTGAGTTTCTTTTTTCACTCTTTATAAAGTAATGGATCATTcgataattactaattaataatttatagggttttattttttttttttttgaaatagggggttgGGAGAGTAGAATCTCAGACCTCTCAGGTCtatcaggatgcactttccaccaggttaAGTCTCGGAATGCAATTTATAGGGTTTTATTGAAATtgaatagttatatttttaattattctcaTAAATTATATGGTCTAAATACGTTATAGAAATTAAGAGGTAATAATTTTGAGATTGCAGTAATTTAATAatcatgattttaaaatttattgaaattaaataattatattttaaaattataaaaatcaattaaaatcaaagtatttttatcatttcatatattattaataatttaaataactgcaaaattaaataatgtaaaaaaataagaaaaaaattgctACGTTAGCCTGTATGAAATTttgcaaaaaagaaaattgtcgaaagaaaaaaaaaatattaattcaaaTAGAGAAATAAGTTTTTGCTATATCGTTACGTCATTAGttagcaataatttaaaaaaaaagtgagaaaaaatacagaaaatacaaaataatttttattctattgttttcttcttttctttaaaaagttttttttttttttttttttttttgttattttatcctAGTTTGGGACAAGATGCCGTTATGAATGAATGCGTTGTCCGAAAATAATGAGAGCGCATGCAAATGGACATGATGGGTTGATGGGAGTTTGTTCATTCGCCCACCGCCACTGCTCCATCTCTCCATGTGAGGTCACTACTTGACACGTGTCTTCCTGCTGTTACCTTGTCTCTATTCAACATTTTctgccttttatttttttaaattattatttaatttttataatataaaaaaacattattaattatttaatttaaaaatacattaaaatattttaatattttaaaaattttattagttaatttttttattaattttataaagtgaTTAACTATCTTTCAAAACTTAAATacgttataatatattttttaaaattaaaaaattaattagtaaattattttatattataaaattaagttcactttaatttaaaaaaattaataaattaatttatgtatattaaaaagtaattatttaatttatattttaaataaataaaaaaattattttttagtttatgacgtttaacataattaacacttctatccctctattttggaGACCCAgcacttaagtccctcattttctttttcgtccaaattcgtagtctttccgtccatttaaaccatttggtcaaagagtcaaaagtgagaggtgataatttttttttaaaataactttcTCTCAATgtgaatctttttttttaatattttctccagttgcagaaaggataaaaaaaagaagaagaagaagttgcagaaagggtaataagaagaagaagaaaagttacagaaagggtaggaagaataaaaaaaaaaagggtttgggttttgtgattttgaaatagtgagagttaattttgtcaattcatatgtcccaaacggctattttggacggaaagactatgaatttggacagaaaagaaagtgagggacttaagtgttgaatCGCCAAAATAGATAGATAAaagtattaattacgttaaatctcagggattaaaaaataatttttcttaaataaattaattaatctataaatttaaaaactgaataaattaacATTGTTATActaattttaaagatttattttacCAGTAATAAATTACAAAGAACCAATCATTCAAATaaatactaaattataaatGGAATAAAATAACAGACGAAAatgtagtttttattttattttttaactgaaACCGTTACAGTTGATATTGGATGCTTAcaaatatattttgaaattatataattattttaaaattttataataaaaatggtgttaaatttaataaactgcatataat
Coding sequences within it:
- the LOC110629366 gene encoding uncharacterized protein LOC110629366 isoform X1, which codes for MDWSSWFRRTAKNAKSPNQQQQQNTHEDEEELLGVTSQLINHVKSFTLDTFKNFPLQAEEDGTDGTVTFSDEILAATETTSANIRKDLSQWQERHATLVLSKVKELSQLRFRLCPRHLKERDFWRIYFALVKSYVAEYELQAIRVAKIKRIAMEKEISSDSGAFEVEMAETKQAASLEPQPHEIAPS
- the LOC110629366 gene encoding uncharacterized protein LOC110629366 isoform X2 → MDWSSWFRRTAKNAKSPNQQQQQNTHEDEEELLGVTSQLINHVKSFTLDTFKNFPLQDGTDGTVTFSDEILAATETTSANIRKDLSQWQERHATLVLSKVKELSQLRFRLCPRHLKERDFWRIYFALVKSYVAEYELQAIRVAKIKRIAMEKEISSDSGAFEVEMAETKQAASLEPQPHEIAPS